In the genome of Hydractinia symbiolongicarpus strain clone_291-10 chromosome 5, HSymV2.1, whole genome shotgun sequence, one region contains:
- the LOC130644335 gene encoding phosphoribosylformylglycinamidine synthase-like — MEKVVHYFKKPGLSTNNDDLLISKVKALHKEIDISVETELCYNVSINSILSETDKNKLVFLLSECFQEGNLSEESWLENSNNCILEFGPRLNFATSFSTNAVSICHGIGLKQISRIELSRRYALKISDINKSYDKVIRDISGLLHDKMTEMRYKKSLESFSINIDPEEVYEINIMNEGKKALECANTKMGLALDKWDLDYYTNLFKNKLKRNPTNVECFDLAQSNSEHCRHWFFKGKMIIDGEEMNKCLMELVCETQKTTNDNNIIKFSDNSSAIKGYKISTLIPEDPTSASSYKKSNILRHILLTAETHNFPTGVAPFPGATTGTGGRIRDTHAAGIGSHVVAGTAGYCFGNLHISGYDLPWEENFEYPHNFALPLEVAIEASNGASDYGNKFGEPVICGFARSFGMLLPDGERREWIKPIMFSGGIGSIDNDHVMKKHPQIGMKVLKVGGPVYRIGVGGGAASSIQVQGDNAEELDFGAVQRGDAEMEQKLNRLIRACIEMRENNPICSIHDQGAGGNGNVLKEICEPAGALIKVSQFQLADPTLSVLEIWGAEYQESDAILIEEKNVDILKKIGEREKVEVSFVGDITGDGKVILEDTRSCKDEKNYDKEMIISKAVDLPLDVVLGKMPPKTYHLNRIKKALSPVCLQPALTVRDALERVLRLPSVASKRYLTNKVDRSVTGLIAQQQCVGPLHTPLADVAVTALSHFDTVGAATSIGEQPIKMLVDEKKGARLTVAEAFTNLMFASITDIRDVKCSANWMWPAKLNGEGARMFDACKAMSDLLSSLGAAVDGGKDSLSMAARVEKDVVKAPGALVMSLYAPCPDIRKTVTPDLKCSGNSLIYVKMSGNESWKVGGSALAQVFNQIGDDVPDIDDSELFARSFNAIQSLVDKELLESGHDVSDGGLVTTLLEMSFAGNLGFSVQLNEMMMKSNDNVMHVLFAEEPGAILEVSEKHINTVLVKLKDSHVPCFKIGHVTETGEVVLTVCDKTILRDKVSLLRSVWEETSFQLEYLQCNPACVKEEEDGLKDRRAPVYQISFVPKPAVLIDSLLYRPKVAVLREEGSNGDREMASSLYMAGFNGFDVNMQDLCGGCIDFNAFQGLVFVGGFSYADVFGSAKGWAASCRFNAVAQKQLEAFRQRDDTFSLGVCNGCQLMSLLGWVGGKDGEVEQTTCFTHNLSGRFESRFVNVKITESPSIMLKGMEGSVMGVWVAHGEGRMQAQSEEHLAHLLGNNLAPIRYVNELGEVTQRYPLNPNGSLNGIAGLCSSDGRHLAMMPHPERCTLMWQWPWLPKKFDSSASPWLQMFHNAFEWCTENKKGT; from the exons aTGGAAAAAGTTgtgcattattttaaaaaacctgGTTTATCCACTAACAATGATGACTTGTTGATATCAAAGGTAAAGGCTTTGCACAAAGAGATTGATATTTCTGTAGAAACAGAATTATGTTACAATGTTTCTATAAATTCAATTTTATCTGAAACCGATAAAAACAAATTGGTTTTCCTTTTATCGGAATGTTTTCAAGAGGGAAATCTTTCAGAAGAATCATGGTTAGAGAATAGCAACAATTGTATCTTAGAATTTGGTCCAAGGCTAAACTTTGCTACTTCGTTTTCAACTAATGCTGTGTCAATTTGTCATGGTATTGGTTTGAAGCAGATTTCAAGAATAGAATTATCGCGTCGGTATGCCTTAAAAATAAGTGACATAAATAAATCATATGATAAAGTTATAAGAGACATTTCAGGACTTCTTCATGATAAAATGACAGAAATGAGATACAAAAAAAGCCTAGAATCATTTTCCATCAATATAGATCCTGAGGAAGTGTATGAAATTAACATTATGAATGAAGGAAAAAAGGCACTGGAGTGTGCAAACACAAAAATGGGTTTAGCTTTAGATAAATGGGATTTAGACTATTATACAAATTTATTTAAGAACAAGTTAAAACGCAACCCAACAAATGTGGAATGTTTTGATCTTGCTCAATCAAACAGTGAACATTGTCGACATTggttttttaaaggaaaaatgATAATTGATGGTGAAGAAATGAATAAATGTTTAATGGAATTAGTATGTGAGACACAGAAAACAACTAATGACAATAACATAATTAAATTTTCAGACAATAGCAG TGCCATTAAAGGCTACAAAATTTCAACACTGATTCCTGAGGACCCCACATCAGCAAGTTCATACAAGAAGAGCAATATATTACGTCATATCTTATTAACTGCTGAAACTCATAACTTTCCAACTG gTGTGGCTCCATTCCCGGGTGCTACCACCGGTACAGGTGGGAGAATTAGAGACACTCACGCAGCTGGTATAGGTTCTCATGTAGTTGCTGGGACTGCAGGATATTGCTTTGGAAATCTTCATATCTCTG GATATGACTTGCCTTGGGAAGAGAACTTTGAATATCCTCACAATTTTGCGTTGCCCTTAGAAGTAGCAATAGAGGCAAGTAATGGTGCTTCAGATTATGGAAATAAGTTTGGTGAGCCTGTTATTTGTGGTTTTGCTCGTTCATTTGGTATGTTACTACCAGATGGTGAAAGAAGGGAGTGGATTAAACCAATCATGTTCAGTGGTGGCATTGGTTCTATTGATAATGATCACGTAATGAAGAAGCATCCACAAATTG GTATGAAAGTTTTGAAAGTTGGAGGTCCTGTGTATCGTATTGGTGTTGGTGGAGGAGCAGCTTCGTCAATACAAGTTCAAGGTGATAACGCGGAGGAGTTGGATTTTGGTGCTGTACAACGTGGAGATGCTGAAAtggaacaaaaattaaatcGACTTATCAGAGCTTGTATCGAAATGCGAGAAAACAATCCGATATGTAGTATACATGACCAAGGTGCAGGTGGAAACG GAAATGTGTTAAAGGAGATTTGTGAACCTGCTGGTGCATTGATCAAGGTGAGCCAGTTTCAACTTGCTGATCCTACATTATCGGTGCTGGAGATATGGGGTGCAGAATACCAAGAAAGTGATGCTATCTTAATCGAAGAGAAAAATGTTGATATTTTGAAGAAGATTGGCGAAAGAGAAAAAGTAGAGGTGTCATTTGTGGGCGATATAACAG GTGATGGGAAAGTCATATTAGAAGACACAAGAAGTTGTAAGGATGAAAAGAATTATGATAAGGAGATGATAATATCTAAAGCAGTTGATTTGCCGCTTGATGTTGTTCTTGGAAAGATGCCTCCCAAA ACCTACCATTTAAACAGAATAAAGAAAGCACTCTCGCCAGTGTGTTTACAGCCTGCTCTCACTGTGCGCGATGCGTTGGAAAGAGTTTTAAGACTACCATCGGTGGCAAGCAAAAGATATCTAACAAACAAg GTTGATCGTTCAGTAACAGGCCTTATTGCACAGCAACAATGTGTTGGACCACTTCACACTCCTTTAGCTGATGTTGCTGTTACGGCGTTGTCACATTTTGACACTGTTGGAGCTGCTACGTCCATCGGAGAACAACCTATTAAAATGTTGGTCGATGAAAAGAAAGGTGCAAGACTGACGGTTGCCGAGGCTTTTACAAATTTGATGTTCGCCAGTATTACAGATATTAGA GATGTGAAATGTAGTGCAAACTGGATGTGGCCTGCTAAGCTAAATGGAGAAGGAGCTCGTATGTTTGACGCCTGTAAAGCCATGTCGGATTTGCTCTCCTCCCTTGGTGCTGCAGTAGATGGGGGAAAGGATTCTTTGAGTATGGCAGCTCGTGTAGAAAAAGATGTTGTGAAGGCTCCAGGGGCTCTTGTTATGTCGTTATATGCACCTTGTCCTGACATTAGAAAGACCGTAACCCCTGATCTAAAGTGTTCTGGAAATTCTTTAATTTATGTGAAAATGTCAGGAAATGAATCCTGGAAGGTCGGAGGGTCAGCCTTAGCACAAGTGTTTAATCAAATTGGAGATGATGTACCTGATATCGACGATAGTGag ttgtttGCTCGCTCATTTAATGCAATCCAATCACTGGTCGACAAAGAATTGTTGGAATCTGGTCACGATGTATCAGACGGAGGTTTGGTAACAACATTGCTCGAGATGTCATTTGCAGGCAATCTAGGTTTCAGCGTGCAACTCAATGAGATGATGATGAAATCAAACGACAATGTCATGCATGTGTTATTTGCTGAAGAGCCTGGTGCTATTCTCGAAGTTTCTGAAAAGCATATTAATACAGTGTTGGTAAAATTAAAAGACAGCCATGTTCCATGCTTTAAAATAGGCCACGTTACAGAAACTGGTGAGGTCGTTCTCACGGTATGTGATAAAACTATCCTCAGAGATAAGGTTAGTTTATTGCGTAGCGTTTGGGAAGAAACAAGTTTTCAATTAGAATATTTACAATGCAATCCGGCATGTgtgaaagaagaagaagacggGTTAAAAGATAGACGTGCGCCTGTTTATCAGATTTCGTTTGTTCCAAAACCCGCAGTGCTGATAGACAGTTTATTATACCGTCCAAAAGTAGCAGTGTTGAGAGAGGAGGGGAGTAACGGAGACAGAGAAATGGCGTCGAGTTTGTACATGGCTGGCTTTAATGGGTTTGATGTTAACATgcaagatttgtgtggaggatgcATTGATTTCAATGCTTTCCAGGGCCTGGTTTTTGTTGGTGGATTTAGCTATGCGGATGTGTTCGGTTCGGCGAAAGGTTGGGCAGCTTCATGTAGGTTTAATGCAGTAGCGCAAAAGCAGTTGGAAGCGTTTCGGCAACGAGATGATACATTCAGCTTAGGTGTTTGTAATGGATGCCAACTAATGAGTTTACTTGGTTGGGTCGGCGGAAAAGACGGCGAGGTGGAACAGACCACTTGTTTTACCCATAATTTATCTGGACGCTTTGAGTCGCGTTTTGTTAATGTTAAAATTACGGAGAGTCCGTCCATCATGTTAAAGGGGATGGAAGGCTCAGTCATGGGTGTTTGGGTGGCACATGGAGAGGGAAGAATGCAAGCACAATCTGAAGAGCATCTTGCGCATTTACTGGGCAACAACTTAGCACCCATTCGTTATGTAAATGAACTTGGTGAGGTAACGCAACGGTATCCATTAAACCCGAACGGCTCATTGAACGGTATTGCTGGATTATGTTCGTCAGATGGTCGCCACTTGGCAATGATGCCGCATCCTGAAAGATGCACATTAATGTGGCAGTGGCCATGGTTACCCAAGAAATTTGATTCGTCTGCTTCACCATGGTTACAAATGTTTCATAATGCATTCGAGTGGtgtacagaaaataaaaaaggaacataa
- the LOC130644341 gene encoding uncharacterized protein LOC130644341 isoform X2, translating to MVRKLKYHEQKLLKKVDFIDWKSDSVLRENKILRKYHIQKREDYTKYNKLCGSIHQLSTKIRELNPKDPVRIESTYKLLQKLYNLGLITDSKDFSLVNKVTASAFCRRRLPVVMVRLKMAEQIKNAVKYIEQGHVRVGPEVIQDPAFLVVRNMEDYVTWVDSSKIKQHILEYNDMRDDFDTL from the coding sequence ATGGTGCGCAAACTCAAATATCATGAACAAAAGTTACTGAAGAAAGTTGATTTCATCGACTGGAAAAGTGACAGTGTGTTAAGAGAAAACAAAATTCTTCGAAAATACCACATACAAAAGAGAGAAGACtatacaaaatataacaaaCTTTGTGGATCTATCCATCAACTTTCAACAAAAATTAGAGAGTTGAATCCCAAAGATCCTGTCAGAATCGAATCTACATACAAACTTTTGCAAAAGCTTTACAATTTGGGTTTGATCACAGATTCAAAAGATTTCTCCTTGGTAAACAAAGTAACTGCATCTGCATTTTGCAGGAGAAGACTTCCAGTTGTTATGGTGAGATTAAAAATGGCAGAACAAATCAAGAATGCTGTTAAGTATATTGAGCAAGGTCATGTTCGCGTAGGTCCTGAAGTTATTCAGGATCCTGCCTTCTTGGTTGTAAGAAATATGGAGGATTATGTAACTTGGGTAGATAGCTCAAAGATTAAGCAGCATATATTGGAATATAACGATATGAGGGATGACTTCGATACTTTGTAA
- the LOC130644341 gene encoding uncharacterized protein LOC130644341 isoform X1, with the protein MHKQPKFVTLIGNIPRLVCITINKNMNIAVNAYKRILFNPARILFQPAKFIYQPPPNSDAVLVREDAVLKSIVLHDKSYPIKLERLEEIANSPTGWVHRMVPPPQLSFNIKRNKRNRFDIDIHRKHRGRLVYTVLRNIDGNIQDLEGCLRWRLGPGYYVVNGRTRVIVVAGFHKRAISTLLQALGF; encoded by the exons ATGCACAAGCAGCCAAAATTTGTGACGTTGATTGGCAATATACCAAGGCTTGTTTGTATAACGATTAATAAG aATATGAATATTGCTGTCAATgcatataaaagaattttatttaatcCTGCAAGAATACTGTTTCAAcctgcaaaatttatttaccaACCTCCTCCTAATTCTGATGCGGTACTGGTTCGAGAAGATGCTGTTTTAAAATCAATAGTTTTACATGACAAATCTTATCCAATAAAACTGGAGCGATTAGAAGAGATAGCAAACTCACCAACTGGCTGGGTTCATCGGATGGTTCCTCCACCACAGCTATCTTTTAACATCAAAAGAAAcaagagaaacagatttgataTAGACATTCATCGTAAGCACAGAGGAAGATTAGTTTATACTGTCTTACGCAACATTGATGGAAATATTCAGGATTTGGAAGGATGTCTTCGGTGGAGATTAGGTCCTGGGTATTATGTAGTAAATGGAAGGACGCGTGTTATAGTTGTAGCTGGATTTCATAAACGAGCTATTTCAACTTTACTTCAAGCCTTAGGCTTTTAG